In Gracilinanus agilis isolate LMUSP501 chromosome 1, AgileGrace, whole genome shotgun sequence, the sequence GAGATTGGCTCTCAGAGCTTtgatcagtgcaatgaccaaTTAAATTCATTAgtctgagggcagctaggtaatccAGTGGAAAGAGAAGCAGGCTTGGAGTTggaatgacctgggttcaaatctgaccttagacacttcttcctatgtgattctgggcaagttacttaacctcaattatctagcccttattgtccttctgccttagaacagttACTATCAATTTTAAGTTAGAAGgtaaaagggatttaaaaaaaaattagcttgaCCATGAAGATGTTTCCCATCTCTTGGCAGAGGTGGTGATGATTAAATCATTTGtttgtaagaagaaaaaaaaaggagtagcaGGAGACATATTGTCACATTCCCTAATGTGTTGGTCTGGTTTTAACTATACTTGTTACAAGGTAGAATTTTGAACAGTTAAGTgacagtgaataaagcactgggattggagtcagaagcacctgagttcaaatatgagctcaGATCCTGTGAggggtgtgaccctgagcaagtcacttaacctttttggtctcagtttcccatttatgaactggagaaggaaatagcaaactactccagtatctttgccaagaaaaccccaaaatggggtcatagaaGAGTCcaacaagactgaacaacaagaatttCAAGGGGAGGGGGGAATTGGTGGGTGGTGTGTAAGAATAGAGGAATTAGTACTAGGGGAAAATGCAGgtgatacagaaaaagaaaaagcattaatgaaacatttaaaaatataaagggagCAGAAGGAATTTCGGAAAGGGTTAGAGACAGCAGCATAATGTTGTTGCTACCATGTTAAATTTGCtatacacttaaaaaaacaaaccacaagtTCCCAGTCTTGTATATACAAATCTCTTCTGTTCTTTATATATTGAATTATCTTTCTTAGTTTgtaaagttcataataaaaagaaaattctcaaagTCCAAAGACAGTTGAACTGGATGCTATCTAACATTTCTTCAGCGCTAAAGCGATGGTAACATGAATCCTTGGCGtccttttctttatttgaggCAGGCATTTTGTAAACGTTAAAGCAagctataaaaaattaaatgagttattatttatttgtaaaaagctAATCATACCTACCACCCACCTCACTGGGCTGTTGTGCGGAAAGCTCTTTGTTAAACCTTAAGGTACTCACTACCTATATGAAAGTTATATTATTATGGGAATAATGCCTACCTCACTAGGGTGTTGTGAGATCAAAGGAGATCGTGTCAGTGAGAGCCACTGGGGAAATTTAAGCCCTCCTAGGTAGGATGTGGAGGAAGATTGGCACCTTTTGCCCCCAGTCCCTAGACCAGCCGCGCTAGCCTGGCCCGAGAGCCCCAGGCCCTGGGGCCCAGGGCCAGGAGACGAGAACAAAGAGGAATCCCCGCAGCAGCAGGGATGGAGGTTAGACCTAGGGAGGAGGCTGAGAAGGAGGCTCAAGGGTGGGAGGCTCCGGGCGGGAAGGAGTTAAGCGGAGGCCGGGCCCCGCCCCCCGCAGGCCGCAGCGCCGGAGCCCAGCCGGAGCCGGAGCCCCAGCCGAAGCCCGAGCCGGAGAAAGGGGACGGCGGCGGCGGCCTCGGAGCCTGCCATCCCCCGGGAGAGCGAGCCCGCCCTCCCGTCCGGCGCCTGGGGACTGTCAGGCCGGCCCGAACCCCGGGCCTGAGCCTCGGAGGCGGGCGGAGCGCAGCGGAGGGCAGATCCGGCCCGGTCCCGGGCTGCCAGCTCCGGGGGCGGACCCGGGATCCCCGGGATCCCCCAGATTCCCCAGATCTCCGGGCCCCGANNNNNNNNNNNNNNNNNNNNNNNNNNNNNNNNNNNNNNNNNNNNNNNNNNNNNNNNNNNNNNNNNNNNNNNNNNNNNNNNNNNNNNNNNNNNNNNNNNNNNNNNNNNNNNNNNNNNNNNNNNNNNNNNNNNNNNNNNNNNNNNNNNNNNNNNNNNNNNNNNNNNNNNNNNNNNNNNNNNNNNNNNNNNNNNNNNNNNNNNNNNNNNNNNNNNNNNNNNNNNNNNNNNNNNNNNNNNNNNNNNNNNNNNNNNNNNNNNNNNNNNNNNNNNNNNNNNNNNNNNNNNNNNNNNNNNNNNNNNNNNNNNNNNNNNNNNNNNNNNNNNNNNNNNNNNNNNNNNNNNNNNNNNNNNNNNNNNNNNNNNNNNNNNNNNNNNNNNNNNNNNNNNNNNNNNNNNNNNNNNNNNNNNNNNNNNNNNNNNNNNNNNNNNNNNNNNNNNNNNNNNNNNNNNNNNNNNNNNNNNNNNNNNNNNNNNNNNNNNNNNNNNNNNNNNNNNNNNNNNNNNNNNNNNNNNNNNNNNNNNNNNNNNNNNNNNNNNNNNNNNNNNNNNNNNNNNNNNNNNNNNNNNNNNNNNNNNNNNNNNNNNNNNNNNNNNNNNNNNNNNNNNNNNNNNNNNNNNNNNNNNNNNNNNNNNNNNNNNNNNNNNNNNNNNNNNNNNNNNNNNNNNNNNNNNNNNNNNNNNNNNNNNNNNNNNNNNNNNNNNNNNNNNNNNNNNNNNNNNNNNNNNNNNNNNNNNNNNNNNNNNNNNNNNNNNNNNNNNNNNNNNNNNNNNNNNNNNNNNNNNNNNNNNNNNNNNNNNNNNNNNNNNNNNNNNNNNNNNNNNNNNNNNNNNNNNNNNNNNNNNNNNNNNNNNNNNNNNNNNNNNNNNNNNNNNNNNNNNNNNNNNNNNNNNNNNNNNNNNNNNNNNNNNNNNNNNNNNNNNNNNNNNNNNNNNNNNNNNNNNNNNNNNNNNNNNNNNNNNNNNNNNNNNNNNNNNNNNNNNNNNNNNNNNNNNNNNNNNNNNNNNNNNNNNNNNNNNNNNNNNNNNNNNNNNNNNNNNNNNNNNNNNNNNNNNNNNNNNNNNNNNNNNNNNNNNNNNNNNNNNNNNNNNNNNNNNNNNNNNNNNNNNNNNNNNNNNNNNNNNNNNNNNNNNNNNNNNNNNNNNNNNNNNNNNNNNNNNNNNNNNNNNNNNNNNNNNNNNNNNNNNNNNNNNNNNNNNNNNNNNNNNNNNNNNNNNNNNNNNNNNNNNNNNNNNNNNNNNNNNNNNNNNNNNNNNNNNNNNNNNNNNNNNNNNNNNNNNNNNNNNNNNNNNNNNNNNNNNNNNNNNNNNNNNNNNNNNNNNNNNNNNNNNNNNNNNNNNNNNNNNNNNNNNNNNNNNNNNNNNNNNNNNNNNNNNNNNNNNNNNNNNNNNNNNNNNNNNNNNNNNNNNNNNNNNNNNNNNNNNNNNNNNNNNNNNNNNNNNNNNNNNNNNNNNNNNNNNNNNNNNNNNNNNNNNNNNNNNNNNNNNNNNNNNNNNNNNNNNNNNNNNNNNNNNNNNNNNNNNNNNNNNNNNNNNNNNNNNNNNNNNNNNNNNNNNNNNNNNNNNNNNNNNNNNNNNNNNNNNNNNNNNNNNNNNNNNNNNNNNNNNNNNNNNNNNNNNNNNNNNNNNNNNNNNNNNNNNNNNNNNNNNNNNNNNNNNNNNNNNNNNNNNNNNNNNNNNNNNNNNNNNNNNNNNNNNNNNNNNNNNNNNNNNNNNNNNNNNNNNNNNNNNNNNNNNNNNNNNNNNNNNNNNNNNNNNNNNNNNNNNNNNNNNNNNNNNNNNNNNNNNNNNNNNNNNNNNNNNNNNNNNNNNNNNNNNNNNNNNNNNNNNNNNNNNNNNNNNNNNNNNNNNNNNNNNNNNNNNNNNNNNNNNNNNNNNNNNNNNNNNNNNNNNNNNNNNNNNNNNNNNNNNNNNNNNNNNNNNNNNNNNNNNNNNNNNNNNNNNNNNNNNNNNNNNNNNNNNNNNNNNNNNNNNNNNNNNNNNNNNNNNNNNNNNNNNNNNNNNNNNNNNNNNNNNNNNNNNNNNNNNNNNNNNNNNNNNNNNNNNNNNNNNNNNNNNNNNNNNNNNNNNNNNNNNNNNNNNNNNNNNNNNNNNNNNNNNNNNNNNNNNNNNNNNNNNNNNNNNNNNNNNNNNNNNNNNNNNNNNNNNNNNNNNNNNNNNNNNNNNNNNNNNNNNNNNNNNNNNNNNNNNNNNNNNNNNNNNNNNNNNNNNNNNNNNNNNNNNNNNNNNNNNNNNNNNNNNNNNNNNNNNNNNNNNNNNNNNNNNNNNNNNNNNNNNNNNNNNNNNNNNNNNNNNNNNNNNNNNNNNNNNNNNNNNNNNNNNNNNNNNNNNNNNNNNNNNNNNNNNNNNNNNNNNNNNNNNNNNNNNNNNNNNNNNNNNNNNNNNNNNNNNNNNNNNNNNNNNNNNNNNNNNNNNNNNNNNNNNNNNNNNNNNNNNNNNNNNNNNNNNNNNNNNNNNNNNNNNNNNNNNNNNNNNNNNNNNNNNNNNNNNNNNNNNNNNNNNNNNNNNNNNNNNNNNNNNNNNNNNNNNNNNNNNNNNNNNNNNNNNNNNNNNNNNNNNNNNNNNNNNNNNNNNNNNNNNNNNNNNNNNNNNNNNNNNNNNNNNNNNNNNNNNNNNNNNNNNNNNNNNNNNNNNNNNNNNNNNNNNNNNNNNNNNNNNNNNNNNNNNNNNNNNNNNNNNNNNNNNNNNNNNNNNNNNNNNNNNNNNNNNNNNNNNNNNNNNNNNNNNNNNNNNNNNNNNNNNNNNNNNNNNNNNNNNNNNNNNNNNNNNNNNNNNNNNNNNNNNNNNNNNNNNNNNNNNNNNNNNNNNNNNNNNNNNNNNNNNNNNNNNNNNNNNNNNNNNNNNNNNNNNNNNNNNNNNNNNNNNNNNNNNNNNNNNNNNNNNNNNNNNNNNNNNNNNNNNNNNNNNNNNNNNNNNNNNNNNNNNNNNNNNNNNNNNNNNNNNNNNNNNNNNNNNNNNNNNNNNNNNNNNNNNNNNNNNNNNNNNNNNNNNNNNNNNNNNNNNNNNNNNNNNNNNNNNNNNNNNNNNNNNNNNNNNNNNNNNNNNNNNNNNNNNNNNNNNNNNNNNNNNNNNNNNNNNNNNNNNNNNNNNNNNNNNNNNNNNNNNNNNNNNNNNNNNNNNNNNNNNNNNNNNNNNNNNNNNNNNNNNNNNNNNNNNNNNNNNNNNNNNNNNNNNNNNNNNNNNNNNNNNNNNNNNNNNNNNNNNNNNNNNNNNNNNNNNNNNNNNNNNNNNNNNNNNNNNNNNNNNNNNNNNNNNNNNNNNNNNNNNNNNNNNNNNNNNNNNNNNNNNNNNNNNNNNNNNNNNNNNNNNNNNNNNNNNNNNNNNNNNNNNNNNNNNNNNNNNNNNNNNNNNNNNNNNNNNNNNNNNNNNNNNNNNNNNNNNNNNNNNNNNNNNNNNNNNNNNNNNNNNNNNNNNNNNNNNNNNNNNNNNNNNNNNNNNNNNNNNNNNNNNNNNNNNNNNNNNNNNNNNNNNNNNNNNNNNNNNNNNNNNNNNNNNNNNNNNNNNNNNNNNNNNNNNNNNNNNNNNNNNNNNNNNNNNNNNNNNNNNNNNNNNNNNNNNNNNNNNNNNNNNNNNNNNNNNNNNNNNNNNNNNNNNNNNNNNNNNNNNNNNNNNNNNNNNNNNNNNNNNNNNNNNNNNNNNNNNNNNNNNNNNNNNNNNNNNNNNNNNNNNNNNNNNNNNNNNNNNNNNNNNNNNNNNNNNNNNNNNNNNNNNNNNNNNNNNNNNNNNNNNNNNNNNNNNNNNNNNNNNNNNNNNNNNNNNNNNNNNNNNNNNNNNNNNNNNNNNNNNNNNNNNNNNNNNNNNNNNNNNNNNNNNNNNNNNNNNNNNNNNNNNNNNNNNNNNNNNNNNNNNNNNNNNNNNNNNNNNNNNNNNNNNNNNNNNNNNNNNNNNNNNNNNNNNNNNNNNNNNNNNNNNNNNNNNNNNNNNNNNNNNNNNNNNNNNNNNNNNNNNNNNNNNNNNNNNNNNNNNNNNNNNNNNNNNNNNNNNNNNNNNNNNNNNNNNNNNNNNNNNNNNNNNNNNNNNNNNNNNNNNNNNNNNNNNNNNNNNNNNNNNNNNNNNNNNNNNNNNNNNNNNNNNNNNNNNNNNNNNNNNNNNNNNNNNNNNNNNNNNNNNNNNNNNNNNNNNNNNNNNNNNNNNNNNNNNNNNNNNNNNNNNNNNNNNNNNNNNNNNNNNNNNNNNNNNNNNNNNNNNNNNNNNNNNNNNNNNNNNNNNNNNNNNNNNNNNNNNNNNNNNNNNNNNNNNNNNNNNNNNNNNNNNNNNNNNNNNNNNNNNNNNNNNNNNNNNNNNNNNNNNNNNNNNNNNNNNNNNNNNNNNNNNNNNNNNNNNNNNNNNNNNNNNNNNNNNNNNNNNNNNNNNNNNNNNNNNNNNNNNNNNNNNNNNNNNNNNNNNNNNNNNNNNNNNNNNNNNNNNNNNNNNNNNNNNNNNNNNNNNNNNNNNNNNNNNNNNNNNNNNNNNNNNNNNNNNNNNNNNNNNNNNNNNNNNNNNNNNNNNNNNNNNNNNNNNNNNNNNNNNNNNNNNNNNNNNNNNNNNNNNNNNNNNNNNNNNNNNNNNNNNNNNNNNNNNNNNNNNNNNNNNNNNNNNNNNNNNNNNNNNNNNNNNNNNNNNNNNNNNNNNNNNNNNNNNNNNNNNNNNNNNNNNNNNNNNNNNNNNNNNNNNNNNNNNNNNNNNNNNNNNNNNNNNNNNNNNNNNNNNNNNNNNNNNNNNNNNNNNNNNNNNNNNNNNNNNNNNNNNNNNNNNNNNNNNNNNNNNNNNNNNNNNNNNNNNNNNNNNNNNNNNNNNATGGCCGGAGAGCGGCCCCCGCTAAGCGgcccggggccggggccggggccggggccagGAGAAGGGCCCGGGGAGGCCGGGGGGGAGGGGCCCCCGGCGCCCGGGGGCGGGGGCCGCCCCTCCTCCTACCGAGCGCTCCGCAGCGCCGTGTCCAGCCTGGCCCGAGTGGACGACTTTCACTGCGCGGAGAAGATCGGGGCCGGCTTCTTCTCCGACGTGTACAAGGTGCGGCCTGGGGCAGGGGACCAAGGGACTGGTGGGTAGAGAAGAAAACGAGCAGTGGGTAAGGGTGTTCGTGGGGAGTGGGGGTGCTGCTGCTGTCGGGGGATAAAAGAGGGTGGAGTGGGAGTGGAATGGGAGGCCGGGAGATGGACTAATGGAAGAGTGTTGGGGTGTGAGGGAAGAGTTGCTGAGCCGGGGTTCAAAGGGCCTGCCCCTCAACACATCGCCCAGGTCCGCCACCGACAGTCTGGACAGATCCTTGTGCTGAAGATGAACCGGCTTCCCAGTAACCGAGGAAACACACTTCGGGAGGTGCAACTCATGAACCGACTTCGGCACCCTAACATCCTGCGGTGAGGGCAAACAGGAGCTGAGTTCCAGAAGGTAGGAGCAGGACTGGGATAATGAGGGCTCTTCTAACCCTACTTTCTTTCCTGTGTTTCCCCAGGTTCATGGGGGTCTGCGTTCATCAGGGGCAACTTCACGCCCTAACTGAGGTGAGGATGGATCCAGGCAGGCTAAGCTAGGGGAGGGGGCTGTCGAGGGAGTTGTTAGTAGTGTAAGGGAGAACTGGCAGAAAAGTTATTGGGGAGAGTGGTGACTGCACTCCTAGGACCCCATGGCTCCACTCCCTTTCTTTTGGCCTCTTCTATACAAAGAACTTGCCCAGGCACTCATCTTGTCCTGCAGAAGCCCCACTAATCCCCAGGAAAGGATTGGAGAGGGGCCTGGAGCACAGCCTTGACTCCTCTGGCCTCTCTGtgctcccccaccccactcctatATCCTACAGTATATTAATGGGGGAACCCTGGAGCAGCTTCTCAGCTCCCCAGAGCCTCTGACCTGGCCAGCTAGGCTCCGCCTGGCCTTGGACATTGCGAGGGGCCTCCGCTACCTACACGCTAAGGGGGTTTTCCATCGGGACCTCACCTCCAAGGTAGGCCTTTGGCTGTGAGATAAAAGTGAATATGGATGCAGGGACAGGGCAAAATGGGGAGGTATTGCAGTTGGGACAATTGAAGAACATGGAAGGGGGATTAGGAGGCATGGGGGTGTGGGGTGTTGGAAAGATACTGGATGCATGTTGGAGGTAATTGGGGTATTGgtgatgtgtatgtgtgtgtgtgtgtgtgttagaacTGCCTGGTACGACGGGAAGAGGAGGGCCTTACAGCTGTGGTGGGTGACTTTGGACTGGCAGAAAAGATCCCTGTGTACAGGTAGAGTGACTAGTCCCATTCCCTTTTGATAGCAGCCCACTAAAGATCATCCTTCAACCCAAAACCTTGTGTCCGTATCTCACGTCATCCACCAAATGCCTTCTACTAAAATGTCTGCCTCCATAGAAATCCCAATGGAATGATGCCCCTCCAAGACTATTTCCCTGAGGCTCAGTCTGAATTTTGGGGTGGTTCATAGTACCCATTTTTTGGTGGGAAAGAGCCATTTGGAAGGGTATGAGATGAGTCAAGTCTCAGGTCCTGCTCTACTTGCAGGGAGGGGGCAAGGAAGGAACCATTGGCTGTGGTTGGCTCCCCATACTGGATGGCACCTGAGGTACTTCGGGGAGAACTATATGATGAGAAGGTAAGACCCCAAAACACCACCCACCCCCTCCTTCTTCAAGATCACTCAAGGACTCCCTGAGGTGTGGGATTTGTGCCAATTAGATGAAGCTGCCTTGGGGGTTGTCCAATGTGAACTCATATGTCAATAAGTCAATGTAGACAAGATCTGGTCTCTTCATCTAAACTTTACAGTGCTCTGTATACAGAAGGTACTTTataactgaatgaataaatgaatgagaaacCTCTCCACACCATCTCTAGACCTTCCAAAGTTTCTTTAAATTGATTTTCTGGTTACTACCTAAAGAGTTTTCTCAATATCTTTTGAATTCTGTTCTAGAAGCTTCTAATGATCCAACAATCTGTCATCCCAGACCTCTAAGGCCCCCACAGAATTTCTGAGCCCCTCCAGTATACTCTTTGATCTCCCTCAGGGATTATGCTATTAGAGCCTTTAGATTTCCCTGGTCCCATCAGATATACCTGCttccttacccccccccccccatgccctAGCCAGAACCTACATTCCTGAATCTTTGATTTTCCATCTTGGGGCAAGAGCCCCAGGTATCCCAAGGGTCAGATAAGAAGACCAGAAGTCCCTGTAACAGCCCCCCACTATAGCCTGACAGAGATAAGGGGAGTTGTTAATCTCACTCTGTGCTTCTCTCCCTCAATCCCCCCACCCCGCCCTCACTCTAGGCTGATGTCTTTGCCTTTGGGATTGTCCTGTGTGAACTCATTGCCCGGGTCCCTGCTGACCCTGACTACTTGCCCCGAACTGAGGTGAGCATTATTGggtgaggaaagggaaggagccATATAGCTTTTCCTTAATCAAGGAGAGCTTCCTGGAGGGGAGGGGACTCTGAATGAGGGATGAGGGCTAGCACACCACGGTTTGGTTGAGGCAGGGTTGAGAAGCTAactgggaggaagaagaaggaagttgATCCCTCTCTTCCCTCAGGATTTTGGTCTGGATGTCGCTGCTTTCCGTGCCCTGGTTGGAGAGGATTGCCCCCCACCCTTCCTCCTCCTGGCCATCCACTGCTGTAGTGTAAGAGCCTCTGCTTCTCTCCTCAAGCCCATTGGGCACTGCCCCCCCCACCTAGTCTCCTCCCCATACACAGGCACACACTGACTGACAATCCCTGACCCCTTCAGCCTCACACAGAGTCCCACACGTTCCCCACTGTAACCAGCATGTCAGTGCCAGGACCTACTGGCACTCTTCAGAGGTTTGGGGGTTGAGGGTAAGGGGAGGGTCCTTCATTGGTGAGAACCTCAAACTCCATCTCCTCTCCAGATGGAGCCTAGTTCCCGAGCCCCCTTCACTGAGATCACGCAGCATCTGGAGCATATCCTGGAGCAGTTACCTGGGCCCCAGAGCCTGGTGAAACCAGTCCCCTCTGCCCCAACCCAGGGTATGGGAAAATCAGGGTGATGATACATGGGGGCACTGGAATTGGGATGGAAGAAGATGCAAAAGGGTCCTGGACCATCAGACATCATGATGGGCAAAGAGGAATTTTGAAGGGATACAACAACCCCTATCCTCAAGTCCCTCCTAACTGGGAGAAACGATCCTGGTACAGATAAGTCGATGAAAATCTATGCAAAGTAAACAATGTAACAAGGCAGGGAGCAGAGAGCAGTAAAGGcaccccttttctcctctccttgtGTCTGGGAGGATCTGACTTGGGATATTTCCTCTATTGTGGGAGTAGTATACGATGGATTCACAAATTTTCTGAGAGGGCCAGTGtagggatttgttttgtttgactgtaTATCTGTTATGAAGACTtggtctttcttcctttttttcttttttctaattgggAGTTTGGGAAGttggaaggaaaagagataagGAGGGGTAGGAATGGGGTATTGAAAAGAGAGTCCAtgtgcatcttttttttaaaatgtacagaaccaaaagaaagccagaaagaatcaggacagctttgaaagttatttctttgaattgatcattttttttaatccagctTTACATAATAGATCCACAGTTTCAAAGGCAATCCTCTTTTCTGTTCTCTTAAGAATACAGAAATATCCATTTTCCTGGCTATCTGTTAAATTCAGAATTGAACAGAATagaatttaaatcaaattttttaaaaaagaagggagtAAGATAATGTAGTGAGTGGagtggaggacctgggttcagatcctactgctgccttggacaagtcatgtcatctctttgggcttcagtttcctcaactacaaaatgaggagAGTTTAAAACTGGAGGAAAGATGACCTCCAAGTTCCCTTTTGTTTCTAGACTGTATGATCCTACTCTGAAAACCAATCAGGATGGGTAGGTAGTGACTGGGTAACCTTTGGGGCCTTTTTGCTTGCTTCCCCCACAATCCAGCCTCCCTTTGCTGATATGAATGATAGGGAGCTTCTCAGGTTCTGTAGAGTTAGGGTTTGTGAGTAAGGACAGGAGAAGAGCATGAGGAGAATGACTCCACCCAGGGTTCCCCGGCCCTCGCACTGATCACGAGGTTTGTTAAGGGCTTGTGAGAGAGGCTTAGGAAAGGGTTGGGGACAGAGAGAGGTTGTATTTGGGGGCCAGAAACACTGACCACCACTTTTTCTATCCACAGCGACTGCCCCAAGAGATGGTCCATCTACCGCTCCTCCTCAGCACTTGCCACTGCCCCCCGATCCCCGGCTTGCTCGTAGCCGCTCTGACCTATTCCTTCCACCTTCCCCCGGGCTGCTGCCCTGTTGGGGGGATAGCCAGACCAGAGTCAACCCCTTCTCCCAGAGGGAAGACCTCTGGGGTGGCAGAATCAAGCTCTTGGACACTCCTAGCAGAAAGGCCATCCCCCTATTGCCACTGCCCACTGCCAGCCCAAGTCCAGTGACCACACCTGAGCCTCTGGTTCAGCCACCTTACCCCCGGCCCCTACCAGGAACCCCTGCCCGAAGATGCCgctccctgccctcctccccagAGCTGCCTCGAAGGATGGAGACTGCTCTGCCTGGGCCGGGCCCACCTCCTGTGGGCCCCTTCTCTGAGGACAGGATGGACTGTGAGGGCAGCAGCCCTGAAACAGAGCCCCCCGGGCCTAGGCCCTCCCCATTCCCTGCTGCGCTCAACGACAATTTTATCAGCACCTGTTCCTCTGCCTCCCAGCTCTGGTCCTCCAGGCCAGGGCCTTCCACAGGACTCCTGGTCAACAACAACCCTTCGCCTGTGGTGGTGAGCTCCCCGCCAGGCTGGGGTGGCCAGCCCTGGGGCAGAGCTCAGCGCAGCCTGCCCCAGGCCACAGCCCTGGAACGGACTGAGCCTGCCACCCTTCCCCCCACTGTGGCCCCCAGGGACCCTGAGGAGGGGCTACCCTGCCCTGGCTGTTGCCTTGGCCccttcagcttcagtttcctgtcTGTGTGCCCCCGGCCTACACCTGCTGTAGCCCGCTACCGCAACCTGAACTGTGAGGCTGGCAGTCTGCTCTGCCACCGAGGGCACCATGCCAAGCCACCCACGCCTGGCCTGCAGCTGCCTGGAGCCCGCTCCTAGCAACAGGGAGTGGGGGAGATCTTGTCCCTTGTGCCCTGAACTTTGGTCTTCAGAAGGCCGACAGAATATCCCCTGAATATAGCAGTTAGAGCCTGGGCAGTGCCAGCCCTCAGCGACCCACTCCCTGCCTAGGTCCAAGAAACTGGAGTCTGCTGTTGGGCAGTGGTGGCTGGGACAGAACCGGTGACCACAGGACACCCTCCCCAAACCAGCTTGGACTCAAAGGCTGGAGCTCTCCTCAGCCAAACCCCAGGACCCTTGAGGGTCCAACACGGCATCACTGACATGGACACATGTGGTGTGGCTCACACACAAGACTAACACAAATTATTTAAAAGGATTTCAATAAAACTGCCTGGCTGGCTCCGGGCCGCCCGCACCCAATCTGCCCAGGTGTCCTCTTCACCTTCCTTCTTATCCCCTCTCCTAGAGTAAATACCTCTAACGGAGGCCCAAGAGTGGGCCAGGGACCTCAGCGAAGATGCTACAATCCAAATTCCCCTACTCGAGGGCTGGACTACTTCATAGGAGTGGTCCAATCTCTCTTGAACTTGACTTCAAATAGCAGATGGGATTGGATACTGGCTGGAGAAGTGTCCATTCAGGCCTTAATCTAGGCCCTGACCACACAGGCCTAGAGGATTTGAGAAGTTCATGAATCCTGAAGCTTTGTAGCTGGAATAGGgacaaggaggagagagagagagagagagagagagagagagagagagagaatattttggTGACACTGTTTGAAAGAGTAGAGCTCCAGTGAAACCCCAACCCACtgcctcttccctcctcaccatGGTGCATGCATGGCACACAGACACTCTTTCTGAGCTGGGGAAATGTGTAAAATGGCCTTCCCTCAATGTCTACCAGAGATCTCCACAGGGCTCTGGTTGGTGCTACCAAAGGCTTCTCTATATTCCATTTTAAGCCTTCACTTCTTCCCCTACACCCCCAAAGTATAAGAGAATGCATCTGCCCCTTGCCTACTGCCCCCAATAACCTCACAACCATCCCTGAGGGCTGCCATCCATTCTAGATGCCTCCtctgaggggagaaggggagatgtGAGAAGCAAGAGGGTGGGCTGCCCTATATTAACAACCATGGGAGTTCGAGCCTCTCTCTCTGGAGCTGCTCTCCACACTTACCAAGCTAATGCAACAAGTGGTCCCTCCACTCAGCAGGATATGTGACAGCTTCTTTCTCACAGATGAAGGGATGAGATTTCTCACAGAATTCATAACTTTCAGTGGAAGAGCTTTTTTTCAGAATTGGACATCGGTATGATCTGAGGAGCAATAAAGTGGAGTTGGGGTCAAGCTCTGGCCACCTCCCACCCCAACCTC encodes:
- the TESK1 gene encoding dual specificity testis-specific protein kinase 1 isoform X2; protein product: MAGERPPLSGPGPGPGPGPGEGPGEAGGEGPPAPGGGGRPSSYRALRSAVSSLARVDDFHCAEKIGAGFFSDVYKVRHRQSGQILVLKMNRLPSNRGNTLREVQLMNRLRHPNILRFMGVCVHQGQLHALTEYINGGTLEQLLSSPEPLTWPARLRLALDIARGLRYLHAKGVFHRDLTSKNCLVRREEEGLTAVVGDFGLAEKIPVYREGARKEPLAVVGSPYWMAPEVLRGELYDEKADVFAFGIVLCELIARVPADPDYLPRTEDFGLDVAAFRALVGEDCPPPFLLLAIHCCSMEPSSRAPFTEITQHLEHILEQLPGPQSLVKPVPSAPTQGMGNAPRDGPSTAPPQHLPLPPDPRLARSRSDLFLPPSPGLLPCWGDSQTRVNPFSQREDLWGGRIKLLDTPSRKAIPLLPLPTASPSPVTTPEPLVQPPYPRPLPGTPARRCRSLPSSPELPRRMETALPGPGPPPVGPFSEDRMDCEGSSPETEPPGPRPSPFPAALNDNFISTCSSASQLWSSRPGPSTGLLVNNNPSPVVVSSPPGWGGQPWGRAQRSLPQATALERTEPATLPPTVAPRDPEEGLPCPGCCLGPFSFSFLSVCPRPTPAVARYRNLNCEAGSLLCHRGHHAKPPTPGLQLPGARS
- the TESK1 gene encoding dual specificity testis-specific protein kinase 1 isoform X1, whose product is MAGERPPLSGPGPGPGPGPGEGPGEAGGEGPPAPGGGGRPSSYRALRSAVSSLARVDDFHCAEKIGAGFFSDVYKVRHRQSGQILVLKMNRLPSNRGNTLREVQLMNRLRHPNILRFMGVCVHQGQLHALTEYINGGTLEQLLSSPEPLTWPARLRLALDIARGLRYLHAKGVFHRDLTSKNCLVRREEEGLTAVVGDFGLAEKIPVYREGARKEPLAVVGSPYWMAPEVLRGELYDEKADVFAFGIVLCELIARVPADPDYLPRTEDFGLDVAAFRALVGEDCPPPFLLLAIHCCSMEPSSRAPFTEITQHLEHILEQLPGPQSLVKPVPSAPTQATAPRDGPSTAPPQHLPLPPDPRLARSRSDLFLPPSPGLLPCWGDSQTRVNPFSQREDLWGGRIKLLDTPSRKAIPLLPLPTASPSPVTTPEPLVQPPYPRPLPGTPARRCRSLPSSPELPRRMETALPGPGPPPVGPFSEDRMDCEGSSPETEPPGPRPSPFPAALNDNFISTCSSASQLWSSRPGPSTGLLVNNNPSPVVVSSPPGWGGQPWGRAQRSLPQATALERTEPATLPPTVAPRDPEEGLPCPGCCLGPFSFSFLSVCPRPTPAVARYRNLNCEAGSLLCHRGHHAKPPTPGLQLPGARS
- the LOC123249187 gene encoding formin-like protein 5, which codes for MEVRPREEAEKEAQGWEAPGGKELSGGRAPPPAGRSAGAQPEPEPQPKPEPEKGDGGGGLGACHPPGERARPPVRRLGTVRPARTPGLSLGGGRSAAEGRSGPVPGCQLRGRTRDPRDPPDSPDLRAP